The DNA window TTCAGCGGCGTGTCCAGCGCCACCAGCTTTCCGTGATCGACGATCGCGATGCGGTCGCACAAGCGGTCCGCTTCGTCCATGTAGTGCGTTGTAATCAGCATCGTGAGGCGTCGTTCTTCCTTGATCTTGGTCAGCATCTCCCACACCGCGACCCGCGACACCGGGTCCAGCCCCGTGGTCGGCTCGTCGAGAAAGAAGATCTTGGGGCTGTGTACCAGCCCGCGCGCGACTTCCAGCCGCCGCCTCATGCCGCCCGACAGCGTCTTGGTCTGCGCCGTCCGCCACTTGGTCAATTCCACGTCGGCCAGCAGTTTGGCGATGGCGCGCTCGCGCTGCTCGCGCGGCACACCGTACAGCTTGGCGTAAATGCTGAGGTTCTCCTCCACCGTCAAATCCACGTCGCTGGTCATCGCCTGCGGGATCACCCCGATCGAACGCCGCGCCGCGTCCGGTTCTTTGCTCACATCGTGCCCGGCGACGAACGCTTTCCCGGCGGTGATCTCGATCAGCGTGGTCATCATGCGGATCAGCGTGGACTTGCCCGCTCCGTTCGGTCCCAGCAGCCCGAAGATTTCCCCCTCGGCGACCGAAAACGACACGCCGTCCACCGCCGTGAAGTCGCCGTATTTCTTAGTGATGCGCTCCACCGCGATCGCCGGCGGCGCCCCCGCCGCGGGCTGCGTTCCACCGTTCGGCTTGGTGTTGCTGATCATTTTCCCTGGCCTGCGGCCGAGCCTTGCACGGTCGCATTCAATTTCGCCGCCGGCACCAGCACCTCGGCGGTCATGCCGGTCGCGTACTTCATCCCCTGGTTGTCAATGCGCAGCTTCAAGGCCACTGTCTTGATATCGCGCTTGCTTCGGCTCACGTCGCGCTGGGTCGCGAAATCCCCCTCGGTGCTCTTGAAAATCACTTTTCCCGGGATCAGCGTTCCGCCCGGCATGCGCACCTCGAGCGTGTCGCCGAGCGCGATTCTGTCGGCGTAGGTCTCCGGCACCGCCGCCCGCACCCAGGTGTCGTTCAGGTCCATGATGGTGATGATCGGCCCCCCCGGGTTGACCACCTCGCCCTGCCGCGCCGCCCGCAGCGAAACCACGCCCGTGATCGGCGCCACGATCCGCGTGTACCCCAGCCGCGTCTCCGCCTCGGCGAGCTGGGCCTGCGCGTTCAGCACCTGGGCGCGGGTTGACGCCACCGTGCTCTCCGCCGCTCGTGTCTGGTGCAGACGCGCCTCGGCGGATGCCAAGTCGGCTTCGGCAGCCCGGACCTGGTCGCGCAGCGATTGCACATTCGCCGTGGCGGCTTTCAGCGCGGCCACGGCGCGGTCGCGGTCCTGCCGGGAAGCAACGCCTTGATCCGCCAGGGACACGGTACGCTGGCTATCGCTGGATGTCTGTTCCAGGTTGGCCTCGGCCATTACCAGCTGGCTCCTTACCGATTGCAGCCGTGCTCGCGCGTTGAGCACGTCGCTCGAGGTTGATCCCCGCGTGACCATCTCCGTCGCGCGCGTTCCCGTCACCTGCGAACGCAGCCCGGAGATCACGTTTTCCGCCGCGCGCTTTTGCGCCTCCAGTTCGGCGGAATCGAGCACCGCCACCAGGTCTCCCTCTTTCACCGGCGTACCTTCGTCGACCGTCAGCTTTTCGATCCGGCCCTGGATTTTCGAGCTCACGATTACCTGGTTCGCGTCCACCGTCCCGATCAGCACCAGCCCCCGGTTGCGGTTCGCGGTCAGGAAGTAGTAGCCGATCGCCGCCGCCAGGATGATCAGCAGAAGAATGCCAAAGCGCCGGCCTTTCATCGGCTTCCCTCCTGGGTATTGGATGTGAAAATCGCGGCCGAGATGAAGTCCAGCACCGCCGCCCGCTTCCGCGCCACCTGCTCCGGCGCCGTCGGATCCATGCCGGGCATCAGCAGCCGCATCATCGGAATCGAGCTGAAATAAAAGATGTTGAGGGCGATCAGCGAGGGCACCACGTCCATGGGATTCAGCTCACGAATTTCTCCGCGCGCGATTCCCTCCAGCATTACCTCGCGCAAGCGCGCAAACGTCGGCCGCAGATAGCGCTCGACAATCCGCCTGAGGTGCGGCGAACCCTTGCGCCCGCTGCGCATCATCTCCCGCTGCACCATGCGCGGGTAGGCGGGATGGCCGGCGATGAAATCGAAGTGCGCGCCCACGAACTGGCGGATCTTCTCCCGCGGCGGCAATTCGCGCGCCAGCACTTCCGCAATCCGCTTCGTCAGCCCGACGAACACCTCGTCAAGTGCCGCCCCGTAAAGCGTCTCCTTGTCCTTGAAGTAGTAGTAGAGCAGCGCCTTGTTGACCTTGGCGGCGCGCGCAATGGCGTCCGTCCGCGCCCCCGCCGCGCCCTCGTGCGCAAACTCAAGGATGGCAGCATTGAGAATGGCGGCCCGCGTCTGCTCCGGCTGCCCGCGCGTGCCCAGCGGTTTCGATTTGCTCGGCATCAGGCTTCTCTTATTTAACTAACTGGTTAGTTAGCATAACAGCCCGGACGCGCCGCCGCAAGCCCTTTTGCCGGGCCCACCGGCCGCACCTTCGCCCCCCGATATCTATAATCAGCAGAATGGGTTCTACCGCCACTGCCCCGCACACCCCGCCACCTCCCCCGCCGCCGCGCTTCCGGCAGCGCGCCCGGGATTTCTGGGCCCAAGTCAGCGAGGGTCTGGAACTCAACCAGCTTTGGTCGCAGTTCGTGCACGAGGCGCGCACCAGCTACGGCCTGTACTCACGCGAATTCAAACGTGGCGACGTGGAAGGTCTCCGGCGCGGCCAGCGGTACTGGGCTCTCACCAAGCAATTCTTCTGGGCCGTGGTGATGAAGCTCTCGCCCGCCCGCCGCGTAATTCTGCTGGTCGCTGTGGTGTTCCTGGTGACTCCCGTGATCGTATTCCAGGTTTCCGACAAGGGAGTCGACGTTAGCGGAGGCAGCCTGGCATTCTGGGGCGGCGCGCTGCTGCTTTTGCTGCTGGTGCTGGAGATTGCCGACCGCGTGACCATGAAACGCGACCTGGAAATCGCGCGTGAAATACAGCACTGGCTGGTCCCCGCAACGCCGCCGCAAATCGCCGGCCTGGATGTCGCGTTTGTTTCGCGCCCCGCCAATACTGTCGCCGGCGATTATTACGATGTCCTGCCAATGGAGTCGGACGACGCCGCTCAGGAGGTTCTGCTGGCCGTCGCCGACGTAGCTGGCAAGAGCCTACCGGCGGCACTGCTGATGGCGACGTTGCAGGCCAGCCTGCGCACGCTCGCCACCACCGCGCGCTCCCTGCCCGAACTGGTACGCGGCCTCAACCGTTACGCCTGCGCGAACAGCCTCGGCGGCCAGCGCTTTACCACCGCGTTCCTGGCGCGCCTGAATCCCTCCACCGGCGAGTTGATCTATACCAACGCCGGGCACAACGCGCCCCTGTTGTGGCGCGCCTCCGGTTCGCTGGAGCGCCTCGACGTTGGCGGCATTCCCCTCGGCATTCAAAATGATCGTCCGTACGAGTGCGGCAGCACCGTGCTGCGGCGGGGCGATATGCTGGTAATCTTCACCGACGGCGTGGTCGAGGCGGTCAACGAGCGTGGTGAAGAATACGACGAAGGCCGCCTGCTTCCGCTCGTGCAGCGTTGCGCCGCCAAGAGCGCGCAAGGCCTGGTGGATTGCCTTATGCAGGAGTTGCGCACCTTCGCCGGCCAAGCCAGCCAGCACGACGACATCACCTGCATGGCCGTGCGCTTGGTTTAGCAAAATCGACGCTGGAATCTCTTGGCCAACCTCAGCGCTGCCGTCTTGTTACTCAGCCGAACCAGGCGCTCCCTTGGGCAGATCGACGATTCGCTCGATTTGTGCAGCGATGCCAAACTGGCCTGCAGCTCCCTCCACGCGCACAACCCTGCCGTGGCAGCGCACCATTCTGTTGCATTCCAGCCCGAGTTCCTTGGGGAGCATGAGGACGATTTCAACCTCGGCGCCCTCGCTGAACGGAGCGTCACTGAACAGGAACACTCCCCCTAGGCTGACGTCCTTGATCGTGGCACCAATCGTATGGCCGTCTGCGCTTAACGCCGCGGGACCAGTGACACTGACGCGTTCGTGCTGACGACGTAGCTCGGATTCTAAGGCTGCCAAGCGCCTCTCCTGCGAATGGAGCGGAAGAACAACCTGTATACACGTCCCCGTGCCGAAATGGAATTGAGATGAATGGTATCGAGACAAACTTCTCCATCCGGCACACACGCCTGACAGCCGCCACAGGGGTTCGCGTGAGCTGAGCGTAGATGGGCTCCCTTGTTTGCTTCAGCGCGGGTTGCGGGGCTGTTGCGGTGAAGGGCTCGGCTGGCCGAACGACGAGGGCTGGCTGAAGGAAGAAGGTTGGCCCAAGGACGAAGGCGGGCCGAACGCGCCGGACGGCTGCTGGCCCTGAGGAGCGCCGGGAGTGCCGAGGACGCCGGCAGTTCCGAAGGTCTTGCCGGTGTAAGGACCGTTGATCAGGCCGCCACGATCAAGGGTCGGGTCATAAACGAAGTACCATTCGTTGTAGTGGGTCTTCTCGTTAAACTGGTGCAGACCTTGCTTCTCGCTGAGGCTTGCCACCCCGATGACGACGCCGCTGCTGGGCACGGACTGGCCGGCGCTGGGCGAAGTACCGCCCAGCGAGCTCATGGCGGAGACCGGCGTACCGAAGTTAGAAGTCGTGCCGAGCTGCACGTCGCCAACGTGCAACATGCGCCACTTGCCGTCAGGAGACATCGGATCCTTGTATTCCTTGCGCAGGAAGCGGATGGTATTGGTCTCCTTCAGTTGGTCGATGGAGCCGGGATAGCGCCCGAACTTCCTGAAGTATTTCTTGATGGCGCGGGAGTACTGCGCACCGCGGTGGATCATTTCCTCTTCCCGGTCGCGCTGGATCTGGGTCTTGACGGCGGGCGCCGTGGCCAGCAGACCGATGACCAGCAGGGCCATGAGGAACAGAATCGCCATCAAGATGTAGCCGGACTGGGCGGCGCGGCGATGAAAACGGCCGATCTGCATGAAGATCATTTTACCAGCGCTCAGGTTCTATGACGGCCAAGGAAATTAGGCCCTTGGAGCATTTCGATGCTCGCCCGGCGATCATGCGCACCCACTCTTGTCATCCTGACCGCGGAAGCTCCCGCCATCGGACGCCCGATTGGGCGTGCGGGTTGACGCGTCCGAGCCAAGTTGCCGGGTCTTTAGTTAGGCCGCGCGCTCACTCGACGAACATACAGTCGCCATAGGAATAAAACCGGTACTTCCGCTCGACCGCGTGCCGATACGCCAACCGCACAAACTCCCGCCCCGCAAACGCACTCACCATCATCAGCAGCGTGGACTTCGGCAGATGAAAATTCGTCAACATCGCCCCCACTACCCGAAACTGAAATCCCGGATAGATGAACACGTCCGCCTCACCCGCGCCGGCTTGAACCTTCGGACTCCCGGTTCCTGACTTCTGACTCCTCAATGCCGCATACTCCAACGTCCT is part of the Terriglobia bacterium genome and encodes:
- a CDS encoding PP2C family protein-serine/threonine phosphatase — encoded protein: MGSTATAPHTPPPPPPPRFRQRARDFWAQVSEGLELNQLWSQFVHEARTSYGLYSREFKRGDVEGLRRGQRYWALTKQFFWAVVMKLSPARRVILLVAVVFLVTPVIVFQVSDKGVDVSGGSLAFWGGALLLLLLVLEIADRVTMKRDLEIAREIQHWLVPATPPQIAGLDVAFVSRPANTVAGDYYDVLPMESDDAAQEVLLAVADVAGKSLPAALLMATLQASLRTLATTARSLPELVRGLNRYACANSLGGQRFTTAFLARLNPSTGELIYTNAGHNAPLLWRASGSLERLDVGGIPLGIQNDRPYECGSTVLRRGDMLVIFTDGVVEAVNERGEEYDEGRLLPLVQRCAAKSAQGLVDCLMQELRTFAGQASQHDDITCMAVRLV
- a CDS encoding efflux RND transporter periplasmic adaptor subunit, which produces MKGRRFGILLLIILAAAIGYYFLTANRNRGLVLIGTVDANQVIVSSKIQGRIEKLTVDEGTPVKEGDLVAVLDSAELEAQKRAAENVISGLRSQVTGTRATEMVTRGSTSSDVLNARARLQSVRSQLVMAEANLEQTSSDSQRTVSLADQGVASRQDRDRAVAALKAATANVQSLRDQVRAAEADLASAEARLHQTRAAESTVASTRAQVLNAQAQLAEAETRLGYTRIVAPITGVVSLRAARQGEVVNPGGPIITIMDLNDTWVRAAVPETYADRIALGDTLEVRMPGGTLIPGKVIFKSTEGDFATQRDVSRSKRDIKTVALKLRIDNQGMKYATGMTAEVLVPAAKLNATVQGSAAGQGK
- a CDS encoding TetR family transcriptional regulator, encoding MPSKSKPLGTRGQPEQTRAAILNAAILEFAHEGAAGARTDAIARAAKVNKALLYYYFKDKETLYGAALDEVFVGLTKRIAEVLARELPPREKIRQFVGAHFDFIAGHPAYPRMVQREMMRSGRKGSPHLRRIVERYLRPTFARLREVMLEGIARGEIRELNPMDVVPSLIALNIFYFSSIPMMRLLMPGMDPTAPEQVARKRAAVLDFISAAIFTSNTQEGSR
- a CDS encoding PilZ domain-containing protein, whose product is MAALESELRRQHERVSVTGPAALSADGHTIGATIKDVSLGGVFLFSDAPFSEGAEVEIVLMLPKELGLECNRMVRCHGRVVRVEGAAGQFGIAAQIERIVDLPKGAPGSAE
- a CDS encoding ATP-binding cassette domain-containing protein; the encoded protein is MISNTKPNGGTQPAAGAPPAIAVERITKKYGDFTAVDGVSFSVAEGEIFGLLGPNGAGKSTLIRMMTTLIEITAGKAFVAGHDVSKEPDAARRSIGVIPQAMTSDVDLTVEENLSIYAKLYGVPREQRERAIAKLLADVELTKWRTAQTKTLSGGMRRRLEVARGLVHSPKIFFLDEPTTGLDPVSRVAVWEMLTKIKEERRLTMLITTHYMDEADRLCDRIAIVDHGKLVALDTPL